A single genomic interval of Amycolatopsis albispora harbors:
- a CDS encoding aldo/keto reductase: MEIREVKRLGRGVSAVGLGCWQLGADWGEVDEKDALAVLETAADEGVTFFDTADVYGDGRSEQLVGRFRAARDNGDLFVATKMGRRAEQVPENYTAANFAAWTDRSRRNLGMDTLNLVQLHCPPTPVYSSDAAFDALDELVAQGRIARYGVSVETCEEALTALARPNVASVQIILNCLRLKPLERVLPAAAEAGAAIIVRVPLASGLLSGKYTRDTTFADNDHRNFNRHGEAFDVGETFAGVPYEVGLEAVERLRGVVPPGQTLAQFALRWILDQPGVSTVIPGARNPAQARANTSAAALPTVDSAAAAAVREVYDELVRPLVHDRW, encoded by the coding sequence ATGGAAATTCGCGAAGTGAAGCGGCTCGGCCGCGGCGTCAGCGCGGTCGGCCTCGGCTGCTGGCAGCTCGGCGCCGACTGGGGTGAGGTCGACGAGAAGGACGCGCTGGCCGTGCTCGAAACCGCCGCCGACGAGGGCGTCACCTTCTTCGACACCGCCGACGTCTACGGCGACGGGCGCAGTGAGCAGCTGGTCGGCCGGTTCCGCGCCGCCCGCGATAACGGTGACTTGTTCGTCGCCACCAAGATGGGCCGCCGCGCCGAGCAGGTGCCGGAGAACTACACCGCCGCGAACTTCGCCGCCTGGACCGACCGCTCCCGCCGGAACCTCGGCATGGACACGCTGAACCTGGTCCAGCTGCACTGCCCGCCGACGCCGGTGTATTCGAGCGACGCGGCGTTCGACGCGCTCGACGAACTGGTCGCCCAGGGGCGCATCGCCCGCTACGGCGTCAGCGTGGAGACCTGCGAGGAAGCGCTCACCGCGCTGGCCAGGCCGAACGTCGCCTCGGTCCAGATCATCCTGAACTGCCTGCGGCTCAAGCCGCTCGAGCGGGTGCTGCCCGCCGCGGCCGAGGCGGGCGCGGCGATCATCGTCCGCGTCCCGCTCGCCTCCGGCCTGCTGTCCGGCAAGTACACGCGGGACACCACCTTCGCCGACAACGACCACCGGAACTTCAACCGCCACGGCGAGGCGTTCGACGTCGGCGAGACCTTCGCGGGCGTGCCCTACGAGGTGGGCCTCGAAGCCGTCGAGCGGCTGCGCGGCGTGGTTCCGCCCGGTCAGACGCTCGCCCAGTTCGCGCTGCGCTGGATCCTGGACCAGCCGGGCGTGAGCACGGTGATCCCCGGCGCCCGGAATCCGGCGCAGGCCAGGGCGAACACCTCGGCGGCCGCACTGCCCACAGTGGACAGCGCGGCGGCGGCCGCGGTGCGCGAGGTCTACGACGAGCTGGTCCGCCCGCTGGTGCACGACCGGTGGTGA
- a CDS encoding inorganic phosphate transporter — protein MNGELVAVVAVVALTVLFSYTNGFHDAANAIATSVSTRALSIRTALALAAAGNLVGSFFGAKVAKTVGAGIVRLPPGLTALTVVGCGLLGAIGWNFVTWYFGLPSSSSHALVGGLVGATLPAAGVVLWGGIAEDVLLPMVISPLLGFALGYLLMLAVLWTFRRGHPKKLNRGFRAAQTCSAAAMAVGHGMQDAAKSMGIVVLALVAGGHQSDWHIPVWVYFLISAVLAAGTYSGGRRIIATLGRKVIDLRPPEGFASEATASSVLYVAALGFGAPISTTHTITSAIMGAGATRRFSAVRWGTAGNILGAWVLTFPAAGLVAALFSWPLVALTT, from the coding sequence GTGAACGGCGAGCTGGTGGCGGTGGTCGCCGTTGTCGCGCTCACCGTGTTGTTCAGCTACACCAACGGTTTCCACGACGCGGCGAACGCGATCGCCACCTCGGTTTCGACCAGGGCGCTGAGCATCCGCACCGCGCTGGCGCTGGCCGCGGCAGGCAACCTGGTGGGCTCGTTCTTCGGCGCGAAGGTGGCCAAGACCGTCGGCGCCGGGATCGTGCGGTTGCCGCCGGGGCTGACCGCACTGACCGTGGTCGGCTGCGGACTGCTCGGCGCGATCGGGTGGAACTTCGTCACCTGGTACTTCGGCCTGCCGTCGAGTTCGTCGCACGCGCTGGTCGGCGGGCTGGTCGGGGCCACCCTGCCCGCCGCGGGCGTGGTGCTGTGGGGCGGGATCGCCGAGGACGTGCTGCTGCCGATGGTGATCTCCCCGCTGCTCGGCTTCGCGCTGGGTTACCTGCTGATGCTGGCGGTGCTGTGGACGTTCCGGCGCGGCCACCCGAAGAAGCTGAACCGCGGTTTCCGCGCCGCGCAGACCTGCTCGGCGGCGGCGATGGCGGTCGGGCACGGCATGCAGGACGCGGCGAAGTCGATGGGCATCGTGGTGCTCGCGCTGGTCGCGGGCGGTCACCAGAGCGACTGGCACATCCCCGTCTGGGTGTACTTCCTGATCAGCGCGGTGCTCGCGGCCGGGACCTACTCCGGTGGCCGGCGGATCATCGCCACGCTCGGCCGCAAGGTGATCGACCTGCGCCCGCCGGAGGGCTTCGCCTCCGAGGCCACCGCCAGCTCGGTGCTCTACGTGGCCGCGCTCGGCTTCGGCGCGCCGATCTCCACCACGCACACGATCACCTCGGCGATCATGGGCGCCGGGGCCACCCGCCGGTTCTCCGCCGTGCGCTGGGGCACCGCGGGCAACATTCTCGGTGCCTGGGTGCTCACCTTCCCGGCGGCGGGCCTGGTCGCCGCGTTGTTCTCCTGGCCACTGGTCGCGCTGACCACCTGA